One Callospermophilus lateralis isolate mCalLat2 chromosome 13, mCalLat2.hap1, whole genome shotgun sequence genomic window, TTCAAACCCAAGAAAGCTGGCAGCCCATGCAGCCCACCCCCAACATGCAACTCCCCCCTGCTCTGCCTTCCCAGTAATCTTGAATGCAATCTTCTCCCTCTATTTTTTTTACAACATTGTACATATGTTTTTgtgatttttgaaaaatattcagaTTTAACCAGCTTTTAaacctttttcttttaataatgttAGAATTCTCTGACTTTTAAAATATACCTATCTTTTAAAGTTGATTtaatttatggaaaaaaaaatcactcctcgaatttccttttctttttaaaaacatcagATGGTAGAAGGAAATTTAGTCTGGGAGTTTGGACACCAATGTTCCAGCTGTAGCTTTGCTTCCAATGTGACCTTGAACAATTCATTtaacttttgggcttcaaatttaTCACTTGTAAATAAATCAGAATTGGAAGTATGCCCAAAATTATGTTCAGTTTTAAAACTCTGATTCAGGAACTGTATTCTACTCGTGCAAGGCAAAACTGCCTGGATCAGAACCTGTCTGCATTGTTCATGTACcacatttttcttcttgttttcatTAAAGTTCCCTCAAGCACTGATATGTCCAGGATTGAGCTCTGTTTGACCTGTTCTGCTAGTACAGTAAGCTGGCTCCCTGATGGGGAAAGTAAGAGACTGACTGGTTGCTTAGGAACCAAGCTTGATATCTAAATAGAAATGGGTGCCAAAGTCTGAAAGTCACCTTGCTTGTGGAGTAAAAGTTCATAAATTGAGCTTCTAAAAGGAAGCTGATGACACAGAAAGCCTAGGGATTCTGTGAAAGAATGAGTTGTCAGGTGTTCACCTTGTGTGTGAGAGAGATGAAcacatgtgactcagtggtagatttCAGAGGCAGgagctctctttttttttttttaaatttccttttctgGGAAAGGCCTATGAATGAGCTGGCCACCTAGAATATATTCCTATGACTATAAAAGGGCCTGCTCCTGTttggagatttttaaaaagttttctcaTCATTTGGATTTTTGATGTTGGAAAAAATGAGGTGTTGGGTGTCCTAAGGCCAGGGTGTAGAAGGGTTGGGCAGCACTCTTCTGGAACAGACCCACCTAGCACAAACCTGCTCATCTTCCTTGCTAGGGGAGGTATCTGGGTGTAAATTATGAAGGTGAGGAGTGGTGCAGAACACTGCAACTATATCATGAACTAGTCCATCTAGTATCTTTGCTTAGCTCCTGACCCTTCTAAGAAGAAATTATACATGATTTAAACTCTTATCACCTAGTAGAAAACCTAGTTGTGGGCCCCAGTCCTCTTGAATACTGAATCTGGTTGTCTATTTGTGTCAGGTCATAGTAAGGAAGCCCATGTGTAGCCTTAAACCCTTAAACTAAACCACCTTCTACTTTTCAAATAACTGAAAGTTGGGCTAGCTTTATTTAGAGAAATTAAAAGCTCAACTTAATCAAAGGTGACAGTGGTAGTTATTTAAAATGCTTAAGAATGGATTTAGGGTCCTTAAGAGACTTAAGGAATCTGGTATTTTTAAAGCATGTTCAAGAGAAATCTGGGTAAAGACCAAATGCTCACAAGAAAGAGTTGGGCTTTTAGAGACCAGGAATCATGCAAGGAATAAAACCATTtcatttttttgtcatttgttgagtAGCTGAAGTGAGAGATTTGGTTCTGATGTTTGACTGTCTCATCTGTATCTGGGAATGCAGAGAACCCATTTTAAGTAAGTTGGGAGGATAACTTTGAATTGGGGGTGGTTGCTCTCCCTTCTTTTGTGGAATGCTACCAGCCAGGCTGTCTATCTAGATGGGAGGCTAGATGATGTGAGCTGGTAAAGAATGGTAAATATAGTGTTCTGAAGTGTCAAGAAGGACTGAGCTTTTAGGATGTGATTGCAATGAAAAGTTTATGAATGTGTCAAAGGGATGGATAAATGGTCTCAAGTGATTTTAACTCGATAGCCTGATTTCTTGTTTTAAATCTTCTTTAAGATGCCGAGAAAGTACACCCTGGGATCTCCTCTTACTACCTCCAGtcctctttttctggttttgataGTACCAGATATGTTTCATTTATTGGGGACTCAGTCTGCTGTCTCTATTGCTGGTTACACCAGTTACTCTGTGGGCATCTTCTATTGCCTTGTCTTCACCTTGTTTAAGCCTGGGAAGGAAGTTAGATCGTCAGTTCTTCCTGTTTTGCACTGTGCACCCCATCACACTAGATTAATTCAAAGTTAAAAAGAAATTGTGAATAGTAAATTGGGAGGAAAAGGATTTGGGTTGGTTCCTTCCCCCTACAATTAGGTCCTTGATTCTATGTTCCCATAGGACCCTAAACTTTCTCTTTCAGAATAATCATGTCCCTTGTAACCGTGTATCCTGCTTGACTACAAACTTGTTGAAGGTGAAAATTGCCTTGAACTTTGCTTCCAGCCTTAGAAAAGTGTCTGATACAGTGTgttctcaaatatttgttgctgtaataaatgaatgaacaaaataaatttcCATTTTCGTGATTTACTGCTAGCCaccatgagaaaataaaatacgagaaagaaaaagaatctaaAATTAGAGAACTAGTTCTATCAATTTCTAGTCTCTGCTTCAGATTCCCTTTGTGCTAAAAACCAGTTAGACCGGCAACCCCTATAAGCTGGTCCTCCTTCCATATTGGCCCCATCTTTACTCCCTTGTTATCTCTGAAGTGGTATCTGCAGACTGTGAAAAGAGATCTATGTTCCCATAGTTCCCTATACCTCTAGTAGGCACCTTACAGCCCATAAATTTGGGTCATTTCCTCAGATACTTTGGTTTTCTcaagaaaatttttcttttcatggcaTGGGTCAAATCTCTGTCAAATAACATGATTTCTTACTAATAATCTGAATGAAACACCTCTGGATCTTCACTTCTCATTGGTAGTGGGGATTTAACCCGGGGGTCCTTTACCACCAAAATACATCCccagttattttattttgtattttgggaCAGGATTTGggaaagttgatgaggctggccttgaacttgcccttTTCTTGCCTCAACCAGcctgagtagctggggttacaggaaTATACCACAGCTCCCAGCTTGACATCTCATTCGAAATCATGAAATGGGATTCCTAGGACATGAACTCCATGAAGGTGACCGGTTTTATATTTCTTGTACAATGCAATATTTTTGAAGCCTAGGAATATGACTAGCACATATTCAGTCAATAGTGACACCTTTACACCCTGCCTAGAGATATCTGCTCCATGGAGCTCGCCTATCAAATTTGATTTAggggaataaaaaagaaaaaaaaaggtttccACCACCACTCACAGCTAAGGATATTCTGCAAATTTCAGATGACTTAAGACACAATCTATTAGGAAATGTTGATATCCCCAGACACAAAGGGGGTTTATTCTTTTCCACActttttactggtgcattatgGTTGTACACAATGGTGGGATTTTTCGTTACATATTcgaacatgcacacaatatagcaatataatttggccaatatttttCACCAGTATTTCCGCTTTCTCCCCCCTCTTCCCCCCGCGGCTCCCTCTCGGAGATAAGTGCTCGGTGCCCTGTCTGGCTTCCCAGTCAGGCGGGCCCTCAGACTTCACAAACACAAGCAGAGCACACCAGGAAGCAAAATAAAGGCAAGGGCTCACAGTTTAAACCGGTACCTGTATCTTTAGTCCACTTCCGCCCCTCCCCTTTCCCAGAAGATGGGCGGGGCGGCTCCTGCCCGGCCGGAAGTGGCGGCGGCTGAAGGCAGCCCCCACTTCCGGCACTCTGTGGGACTGCCTTGCCATTGGTTCTTACGCGAGGAGCGCCTGCGGACTGGATGACATCACCAGAAAAGGGAGAGGTGGGCGGGGCTTGAATGGGTGCGCGTGCGCAACAGGTTGTTTTCGCCGGCCTAAAGCGGAGCGGGTTGCAAGGGTCCTCCGCGCACTGGCGGGACTTCCAGTGTTGTGGCGGGGCGCGGAGAACTAGCCACCTTCCTGGCTGTGGGCAGGAAACCGGAAGGGGTCCCTGAGCCCGCGAACCTGAAGCGGAAGTGGAAGTGTAATGTTTGTGAGGGAGACATCTACCTCACTTAACAAGTATCTGTAGTCTCAGATGTGTGGTATGTGGGTGGGAGCCCATCTTCCCAGAGTGCTTGGATTACTGCCGAAAAGGGAAGGCAGCAAAAGTTAAAACAATCCTCGTGCAGTTCTAGCcgattccatttatttatttatttaaatttaccattttcttttttaaaatttttatttttttacatgagctctattattattattattattattattattattattattatttgcattacaattcttagtaTTTTTATGTCACAGGATGAGGTGGTTGTTACACATTCTAGTGTAATCAGTTGTTCTTGTGAAGAAAGGGGGAAGTTAGCAGCAAAACAGTATATTTGGAATCCAGAGCTCTGTCCCCAAAGGGCAGTTTTGGGTGAAATGTGTTGGAGTTTTTCCAGAGACTCTCTTGCCTTTTCTTAGACTAGAGCTCCTTAAGTTTAGATTCAGAGAATGTAATTGGTAATAGGTACAATTTAGAATAGAAGTCAGAGATAATAGGAATCAAGCTAGAAGGTTTGAAAGACAAATTAGGGACCAAGGGATATTGGGTAGAATTGGTGATCCCATCTTGTCTGCCTTGGCTGAGTCTTCCAAAATAGAGGGAAGGACAAATAACTTTTGGAAAAATCTGTGAAACTTAATGGAAAGGTCCTTGGTAGGTTTCCTGTGTGTGACTGGCTGGTGTTAATAATTTCCTGCTACCACTTTGTTTCCAGGATCTTCCTCAAGTGTCTGGAGCTGAGATGCGACCCAGGAAGGGAACTGTGGCTAGCTAAGGAGTCAAAGCTTGATGTTACTTCCAGATCTCATGTCAACACTGAGCCCTCAATTACTGGTGGCAGTTGCTCAGCAGACCCTGGGCATGGGAAAGAAAAAGGGTCCACCTCGAGCCATCTGCCTTCACCTGGCTGGAGAAGTGCTGGCTGTGTCCCGGGGCCTGAAACCTGCTGTACTGTATGATTGCAATGGTGCAGGAGCATTGGCACTCCAGAACTATCTGGAGGAGCTGCAAGGGCTGGGCTTTCTGACTCTGGGACTTCACATTCTTGAAATTGGAGAAAATAACCTCATTGTCAGCCCTGCACATGTATGTCAGTACTTGGAACAGGTATTGCTTGGTACCATAGCCTTCGTGGATGTTTCTGGCTCCCAACCTCACCCTTCTATCTGTTCCCTGGACCAGCTTAAGGATTTGAAGGACATCGTGACTGAGATCATCACGCATTTGAAGGGGCTGCAAAGGGATCTATCCTTAGGAGTCTCCCATAGCATGCTCCATTCCTCAGActggaatctttgtactctatttgggatcctcctgggcTATCCTGTCTCTTATACCTTTCACCTGAACCAGGGAGATGACAACTGCTTAGCCTTGACCCCACTACGGGTGTTCAGTGCTCGGATCTCATGGCTGCTAGGTCAAACCTCAGTCCTGCTCTATTCCTTTAGTGTCCCAGAAATCTTGTTCCCAGCCCTGAGGGACACTCTAAATGTCTGGGAGAAGAACCTCAGAGCCCAATTTAGGACTCAGAATGACTTTTCTGACCTCAGCATCTCCTCTGAGATAGTCACACTGCCGGCTGTGGCTCTCTGACTTTAATTTTTGTCCTCCTATGTGGAAGGCATTCAGTAAGTGCTCATCTCTGGGTTGGGGGTGTCGAATAGTGTCGAAAGTGGTGGTTTTAAGTGCCTGGGGACCCTAGGGAAGAATGCTGTATTCAGCTGGCCACATCATGAATGGGAataggtagtggtggtggtgatgctAGCATTAGTAATACATATTGGCCATTTCTATACTAGGAGGTCTTCTTTAGTTAACAGAGGTGTCTGTTCCTTTTTCACTGGATAAGAGTTAGAAGGAAAGAGACAGAAGGGGAAAAGAAGGGTTGTAGAGGACAAGCAGTATACCCGTGTGTGGTATCCTACCCTGTTTAGATAGTGTCTTTATAAAAGGAAGACTGGGTCCTTTCTGTATGTTTTTCTGTACCTCCAACTGAATTGGTCTAAGGTGAGTAGACCAGGATGCTTAAGTGCCACACTTGTAATATGTTATTTAGGAATAAACTGAAGATTCCAGGGAACAGTCTGGTGAggtaaagtttatttatttaggctAAAAGAATTGAAGTCAGAAATCCCAACTCAGTTGGAGGGTAAACCCAAGCTGTAAAGTACCCAAACCTTCTGCGTTTTTCATTGAGTTGTTTGCTGCTGATTTTTACTCCAGGCAGCTGTCACAAGTTATTCAGATTCTTAGGTTATCTTTGTTGGCCAGGAATACTGCCAGTGCTATAGCAATCACCACCGTCAGGATGGGGAGCCACTGACCACATTGCTTCTGTGTGGAGGGAAGGGAGACAGAAGAAAGCAGCCATAAGTCACTTAGAGAAAATATGGGCAAAAACACCCCTTCCTATTCTAGACCAATGGAAGACCTTGGGTTGGTGCTAGAAAACGCTTTTTACTTCACTGTCTCactttctgtcacctctcttgggatAAAACCACTTTATTAGTGGTCCCTGGCCCAGGGATCATGTCCAGTAGGGGCCAAACATTTAAATGctgatgtgaaaaattcagggtgGAAAATAATTCAGCAAAATAATATTATTCTCTTTGTATGCCTTAGTACCTTTGTTGTCCTTCCCTGTCCTTGTCATCATGCTGGCAATAGACTAAAAGAACATCCTTTCATACTTGAGTTAATGCAGCTTGAGAATCCCTTACCTGAAATACTTAGGACCAGAAGTGTTTCAAATTTTGGAGGTTTTCAGATTTAGTAATATTTGCCTAGACTTTACCAGTTGAGCAgatctcatgaaaaaaaaaaaaaaaaaaacggaaacACCAAATActctaaaatctgaaactttttgaacATCATGTCAATGCTCAAAAAGTTTTGTATTCAGAGAATTTCTAATTTTGAACATTCAGCTGAAGATTGCTCAGCCTATAGCTGAGGCCTTAAGAGTTCCACAGAAATTGGACTTGGATGCATGAAACAGTGTTTCATGACTGCTGTACTTTCAGCATGGACTAAATCAAGTAGAATAGGCAGAGTATTCAGAGCATTTCTGATTTTGAACATTCAGCTTAGGGATGCTCAGCCTATAGCAAATCTTCCCCTCAGCTCTCAAGAATTCCATGGAATTGGACCTATGTACATGAGTCAGTGTTACTTTCATGACTGctatactttcagcatggacaaAATCAAGCAGAATAGACAGGATGACTAGATATTGACATGGGCTGGCAAATTTTATCTGTAAGACTTGGCTAAAAAAGAAATCATCCCACCACCATTTGTACAGGAGGATGGACCCTCTTACTCTGGGAGGTGGCTGCTGGCTGTGGTTCAGCTCTTCTCGACAGTGCTGCAGCTTACGCATGCAGGAGAggtactcgtcactgaggttgtctaACTCCGAATGCAGTTCTCTGCACTGGGGAGAATATCATCGGAGTCATCATCATCAATTCTATCTTGAGACAGAACCCAGGAAGGGGAGACTGTCCTGAGTAAGGTACTCCTTCATTCATTTTGAATGAACTATTCTCCCTTCCCAACCTTCCTCAGAAATTTTAGTTTATACTGTCTCACTTGTTTTTCTCTGGAAtgtgttcctttaaaaaaaattgattgtACTGCATATATTACACTTTATATATTGTAAATAGTTTTATGTGACCAACCGTGCATGTACAAGTGCTTTGTAAATGGGGAGACCcaaaaatgaaattcttaaagcacaaaagacttcaaagtattATAAGTTTCTTTTCTGGGAGCTGATTGCTAATGTGTGCTTTTAGGGATATATATGGATatccatatgtatatatacatatatatgtatgtatgtatgtatgtatttaggaAAGCTTTTGCAATTGAAAAGATGCTGTGTAAGGCTTTAAGATATTCAGTGTGAGAAAAAGTTTGGGAAGTTAATATGTTTATCAAATGTGGGTTGAGGGTGTAGCAtagtagtagaatgcttgcctatcattcaagaggccctgggtttgatctctagcattgcaacacacacacacacacacacacacacacacacacaccaaaaatatGTTTATCAGATATGTTTTAGTTTGACTTTCTGAAAGGTAACTGTTTAAACCTTAAGTAGGGAATAAATAAGGAAAGGAAAATATTGACAGGTCAGTACAAAAGCAGACATTTTATATGGGCAATGGAAGACCTATGGACATCCAATCACAATTTGAACACAATTTAATCCCTGCTGTCTGGCTGTTCCTAGCAGTTTTCTGTGCCACACATAGATGAGCTCATGATCCTAGGTTAATGGCTCACCTCTTTTTCCTTGGCCTGGAATTGCAAAGTCGTCTTCTGCAGTTGGTCTCTGAGATCCCAATCTTTCTCCTTCCCTGCACTCTCAGGCTCCACTTCATTGTGGGAGGGCTTTGCACTACACACAGGCAAAGCCTCATCTAAAAAAGCAGCCAGATTCTCAGTGATAGGCCCACACCTATGAGGAAGGATCCTGTCACTGAGTAAGACTCCTAGGAgtaggggaaggggagggagcaGGAAAGGCCTGACCTTTGGCTAGACTGAATGAAATGGAGTTCTCTGGCTTAAAGAACTCCTGATGGAACCCTGCTTAGCCTGAATGACACCTGGAATTTGAGCCCCTTGAGAGCAAGATTGGCATCTTACTTTACTTTGTATCCCCAGACCTGTCTGATATTTTTTAGTGAATacttattaatttaatttttttttgttgtatgCCACGTTTTAATTTGTGAGGCAGGTGTTTCTTTTCCCTTACATCCTCATTTCAAAGTCCTTTCAAATGGCAGTCATATCCTAGAATTTATCTAATGTGGTTAAAGATGGGTTTTCAGCCACCTTGCAGTCTTTTTTTGtgtggataccagggattgaactcagaggcacttgaccactgagccgcatccccagccctattttgtattttatttagagatagggtcttactgagttgcttcgccattgctgaggctggctttgaactcatgatcctcctgcttcagcctcccaagctgctgggattacaggcatgcgccacctgcTCCGCACCTTGCAGTCTTAGCTTTGGTGAAAAGAGCACTGGACTAGAAGTCAGAATTTCTTGATTATCTTAGCTCCGCCCTTGATTTTGTGACCAGGGgcctttattttcttattcatcCTCTGTGGGCATAATGGTTTCCACCTTTCATATTACACCCAGTGATTATGAGGAGAAAACAAAAAGCTATGTGTTATGGATAAGTGAGGAGCTATTATTTCCATGTATACATGATGAATTCTTTTCAGGAAGCTTGATCAGCAGACTAGTGCGAGATGACTCTTGCATGCTACGTGATTTGGGGCTGGGGAGTTGGATGTGATTTGGAAAATTAAGTGTGTAAGAATTGACATGAAATCCTGAGTTCAAAATCAATTTATTAaaatcttcaacatagacatgttTTCAGAGAAAGTAGAAATTATTTTTCACAGCGTGTATACCTCTCCGGAGAGGAGGCTAACTAGTTAAAGTGTCCTCAGGGCCAGTGATCAGTCCTTAAAAGACTCCCTTCTATCTCTGACTCAACAGACTCCCAGAACTGAGTGGGACTCCAAGAGATCATATAGTCCATCCCCCTGCCTCTAGCAGGCAAGGAAAAAGCAATATCTTAGAATTTGTGGTAGTAAATTTGCTGACCTTTCTTTAAGAGTTTCTCCTGTTCTTGAAGCTGTAAGGATTGATTCTGAAGCAGACCTGTTGGAAAACACAAGAAACTTGTCTGTGCTACTGCAAAGAGCCTCTTTACAGACCTTTGCTTAGAACCTAGTTAATAATGTGCCTTTCTGTTATGAATTGAATTCTGTGCtcccaaatttatatgttgaaatcctaacccccagTACCTTGGAATGTAACCATCCTTGGAGATAGAGTACAGGTAAAAATAAGATCGGTAAGGTAGGCCAAGTAACTGATCGAATAACTGATGTTGtaaaaagaggaaatttggacAAAAGGAAGCTTATGGTCATCTTCAAGCCAAAGAAAGAGGCCTGGAATAGATCTTTCCAACACAGCCCTCAATAGGAATCAACTCTACTGACTCTTGATTTTGGATGTCTAGCTTCTGAACCGTGAgacaatatttttctttagtttaGGTCACtcagtttgtggtactttgttacaaTTTTATCATCCTTTCCTACTGTGTCTTTGTCTTCCAGGTCTCTGCTTAAATATTATCTCAGAATTAAAAGTCTCCCAGATGGCCCTACATACAATAGTGACTATTTTCCCTTTAGCCTGCTCCCGCCTCTATAGCAGTTATTATAATTTGACATACATTCAATTTTTTCATGCACTGAACTACACTTGTTTGTAGACCTTTTTTAGAATATAAGAGAAGGAGCTGTAAGTTTTGTTTGTTATTGTATCCTCACATTTAGTATGGATCAATAAGTGGTTGATTTTTGGAACCATTCCTAGTGAGATTTAAGTGGCACATTCATATACATAATAAGTTAGACTACATAAGAAAAGAACTATACTAGAAAACCCAGTACTTTTAATAATCCATAATTATGGTAGAAATGCAAGTGGTTGTCATTGGCATGGAAggagaaaagtagaaaaaaagagtTGAGCCTGACAATATGTGAAAAGCTATGTAAGTGACTCCATGGAACAAGAAGTAGGTATAGAATGTACAGAGATAGGAGGATATGCCAGAGACTGGGCCCCTAGATCTTCCTCTGAATGAGTGTTGTGGAGCAGGACCCCAAGGAACACCAAAAAGCTTTCTTGAGAATCCAGAAAAGAAACTTACTCTGCAACTGCTGTATTCTGGTCATCAGGGCAATTTTTTCTTCCTCTGACCTCTTTAGTTTATCTGAAAGTGAAACAGTACAAACCAAAATAGAAGAACTCAGCTTAAAGAACAGAATACCTGAGTATGGAAAGGAATAATTCATGCTGACTTGTCTATGCATCTGATAAGTGTCAAATGGGATTTGCCCTGTCTTCTGATTGTCCTCAGTTCTGAAAAAGTAGATCAGGTACCCCATCAACAACCAGGGGTATgcgtcaacagtgttgagttggaCTAAGGACTCTCTTTATACATTATCTGGTCCTTTTAGCAGACCCGTGCTAACTTGGAGACCTTCATTCTGCCTTGTATTTGAACTGACCTTTCCTTTTCAAATTAGGAATGTGGTTCTGACACTTGTGACTAATATAGGAATGACTGTCATTTGGCCCAGAGGATGGGCTGGAGAGAAAAGAGCTCATGCAATAAAATCCTCTAGTGTAGTAAAATGAATTTCCATCTTGGGTGATTAAAGTAGTCCTGCCTTTCCCTCAAGGTAAAATGAAATCATAAGGCCAAGCAAACAAATGAAGGCTGAGGCTTTTTCTCCTCGCAGCTTCCTTTCTCTAAGCTCACTCAGCCATGGTTCCTGTGCTCCTGAGGCCTCTAAGAATAGAGTACCTTGAAGGTCCTGGGTATCTGAGTTGCACAGATCTCTGTCCCCTTGCAGGCGTTCAATCTTGGCCTGCAGTTCCTGGTGCTCATTCTCCAGAAGTCGCAGGGCTTGGTTCATCTGTGAGTCTCTACTATCTGCTCCCtgaaaggaggagggaagggcCAATATAGAAGCAGGTCCCATGGCAGAGCCAGGGACCGCTGAGGGAGATCAGAGAGGAGGGGGTTTCAGTAGAAGCCTCCCGCACCAAGGCAACAGCTTGGTGGAAAGGTTGTAAAAGCACATTGTACCCCCTCAATTGTATATTGTAGATTAATAAATTCTAGGTGTATTTATGAGGAGAAGGTTCCAGGAATTTGTGTAGCTGGGCCCCTTGCTTCGTAGAGCTGCCCCTGGATTCCTAGTCCCAAGAACTGTGCAGCATCCCCACCTGTGTGCTCTGCAGTTGCTGCTCTGCAGCAGGGCTTGGTTCATTTGTGAGTCTCTACTATCTGCTCCCtgaaaggaggagggaagggcCAATATAGAAGCAGGTCCCATGGAAGAGGAAAATTACTGAAAATTATAGAATTTTAGAGGTAGAAGAGTATTAGGGTAATGGAAAAACATGGAAGTATGTgtgagccctattttgcattgtatttagagataggatctctctgagttgcttagcacctcccattgctgaggctgtctttgaactcgccattcttctgcctcagcctcctgagctattgggattaaaggcatgcccCACTGTGCCCGGCTATTCCTCACATTTTTAACAGTGCATTAGACTTCTGGTATTCACAAGGAACATATCTTAACACTTTGATAAATCTCAAAATTAAGTCATAGCAAGTCATATCTTTTCTAGCCCTAtcaagtttgtttgttttgaggatggtagaacaattttttttttttcatgaagaatTAGGTTTAAGAAACTCAAACATCTTCTTAAGAATTGCCTTGTAGTTGACAG contains:
- the C13H1orf74 gene encoding UPF0739 protein C1orf74 homolog, which produces MLLPDLMSTLSPQLLVAVAQQTLGMGKKKGPPRAICLHLAGEVLAVSRGLKPAVLYDCNGAGALALQNYLEELQGLGFLTLGLHILEIGENNLIVSPAHVCQYLEQVLLGTIAFVDVSGSQPHPSICSLDQLKDLKDIVTEIITHLKGLQRDLSLGVSHSMLHSSDWNLCTLFGILLGYPVSYTFHLNQGDDNCLALTPLRVFSARISWLLGQTSVLLYSFSVPEILFPALRDTLNVWEKNLRAQFRTQNDFSDLSISSEIVTLPAVAL